A single window of Balaenoptera acutorostrata chromosome X, mBalAcu1.1, whole genome shotgun sequence DNA harbors:
- the LOC114237874 gene encoding 60S ribosomal protein L31-like → MDDGMDHESKDSNKKSIRTALAKKRGEKQKDHPAINEVATTEYTTNIHKCIQGVGFKKLAPWALKRIQKFAMKEVGTSDVHNDTRLSKAIWAKGISNVPHCIHVQLSRRVNEDEDSPNKLYMLVRYVPVTTFKNLDKMWMRTNH, encoded by the exons ATGGATGATGGCATGGACCATGAGTCCAAGGACAGCAACAAGAAAAGCATCAG AACAGCTCTTGCAAAGAAGAGGGGCGAGAAGCAGAAGGACCATCCTGCCATCAACGAGGTAGCTACCACAGAATACACTACCAACATTCACAAGTGCATCCAGGGAGTGGGCTTCAAGAAGCTTGCCCCTTGGGCACTCAAAAGGATCCAGAAATTTGCCATGAAGGAGGTGGGAACTTCAGATGTACACAATGACACCAGGCTTAGTAAAGCTATCTGGGCCAAAGGAATAAGCAATGTCCCACACTGTATCCATGTGCAATTGTCCAGGAGAGTTAATGAGGATGAAGATTCACCAAATAAACTCTATATGTTGGTTAGATATGTACCTGTCACTACTTTCAAAAATCTAGACAAAATGTGGATGAGAACTAACCACTAA